DNA from Acidobacteriota bacterium:
GCGGGAGGTAACCACCCGGCCGCACTTCTCACCAGGTTGCTGCAAACATAGCGAACAGTATTTTTTCTACCGTGTCACGCTCGACCCGTTGTGCATTGGGATGCCTGCTGCCGATCATCCTGGTCGGAGTTCCCCTGAACCTGTTGACGGCCGAAGGTCCGATCAGCCAGGAGGAACTTCTGGCCCTGGTCACCACGACACGCATTGGAGCGGTGACTCCTCAACGGGTGGTGGAGTTGATCCGGGAGAGGGGGATCGGCTTTCGTGTCAAGGACATCCTTCTGCAGGAACTGAAAGCTCGCGAGGCCGATCCCGCCATCATCCGGGCAGTTGAGGAACACCGACAGACCGGGCCGCCCGCATCCGTCCTGAGACCGCCGCCGGGAGTCGAGCCGCCGCCACCGGTCTTTATCCCTCCTCCTGTCGAACCGTCGGCAACCGAGCCCGCGGCACCAGGTTCGGCGCCGACCCCGAAACCGGCAGCAACTCCCCCGGCGACAGCCGCAACCGAGCCGGCCACCACGCCTGGGCGGTCCGGATTGCCCGACCGGGAAACCTGGCCGCAATTCCTGGAACAGGTTCGCAGCACCGCGATGGCCTACACCGAAAACCTGCCTAATTTCATCTGCACCCAGATCACCCAGCGCTATCTTCGCCGGCTTCCAAAAACCGGTTGGGTGCGGGTGGACAACTTTGTGGCGGAGCTCACCTACTACGACAAGCAGGAGCACTACAAGCTGGTGTCGGTCGGAAATCGCTCGGCGGCCTCCGATGCCACGCTGGAATCACTGAAGGGGACGACTTCAACCGGTGAGTTCGGCTCCTCCTTGAACTACCTCTTCGACCCGGCAACCGGCACCCAATTTCGTTTTGAGGGAATCGACCACAGTCGGGGCTCGCCCACGGTGCGTGTCGGTTTTCGCGTGCCCAAGGACACCTCCAAGAGAAGCATCATTTTCAGGGAGGGGACCACGGAGGTCGGCGTGGTCACACCCTACCGGGGGAGATGCTGGATTGACCCGGGTTCGCTCCAGGTCGTCCAGATCAAGGAGCGGGCCTACAGAATCCCCGAAACTTTTCCCATTACCCGCTCCGAGGGTTCCACCCAGTACGATCGGGTGGAGATCGCGGAACAGCAGCACTGGCTTCCGGTCCGTGCGGAGGTCCTGCTGGAGAATCGTTCCGCCAGACTCCACACCAGGAACGTCATCCAATTCAAGCAGTACCGCAGGTTCGGCAGCGAGGTGAAGTTTGTGACCGAGTGACGGGCAGGCTATCAGCCGCTGCCACCTTCATTGCCGACACCCCCAGCCTCCCATTGCCGCACACGACTGGCAGGGGGCCTGGGCGCACTCAGCCCGCAATCCCTTACTGATTGAAGCGAATCGAAATTCCGCCTTCCTCCGAAAAGGCGGAGGTTCGCAGGTAGTTCCCGTCGGTGCGGATGGTGACAGCTCCCTGTCGGTCGGTGCGGAGCAGTTGCAAGGGGAAGGTCTGCAAACGCCTGACCACTTCAGGGTGAGGATGGCCAAACGGATTGACCTTGCCCGCCGAAATCACGGCAATTACCGGATTCACTTCATTCAGGAAGTGTGAAGAGGTCGAAGTCGCGCTTCCATGGTGGGCCACCTTCAATACGTCCGATTGAAGGTCGGCCTCAAGGGCTGCGAGGCATTCCTCTACAGGCTCCTCGATGTCACCGGTCAACAGGAATGAGCGCCGACCGTAGGTCATTCTCAGAACAAGAGAATCGTTGTTGATGTTTTCGTCGGAAGGGCCGCAGCCGGGATTGAGGAATTCCAATTGGGAGCCGTGGAAATTGAGTGTGTCCCCGGCCTGGAATGCCCTGATTTTGAGTCCGCGTGCCGTTGCTTTCTTGAGCAGATCACGCAAATCGGGTCCAACGGTGCTGTTTCCGAGCCAGAACTCCTTGACTTCGAAGTTGTCCAGAATGAAGTCCAGGCCCCCCATATGATCCTGGTGGGCGTGGGTCAGGATCGTCGCTTCCAGAGATCGAACTCCACGGTTCCAGAGATAGGGCGCAACCACCTGTTCTCCAACATCGAAGGCCGTTGCCCTGGCTTGGGATCGGTGGCCGGTTCCGGACCAACTGCCACCGCCATCGACCAGAAGGTGGGGGCCGTTCGGCCAGCTTGCCAGGAGGCAATCTCCCTGTCGCACATCCAGAAAGGTCAAGCTCAACTCCTGCGATTCCGACTTGACTCCCGGTGTGCCCGACAGCAGGACCGCCAGCGAGGCGATCCAGATGGAGCTGCCCAACAGCCTCAAGAACCGGGGGACTCCATGGGCCACACACAGGGCCAGGGTGCCGTAATAGGCCAACACCCAGCCCAGGGGAAACTGGGGCAGGGAAAACCCGAGCCAGGGGATTTCGGAAAAGGTGAGATTGAGGCTCAAGAGGCATTCGGCCAGGAGTCCGCATATCCAACCGAGCGGCCAGGAAGCTTGCGGGAACAGACCGGCACAGGCCAGGTATGAAAATCCAAGGGGTATGATCATTCCGACCAGGGGAATGACCAGCATGTTGAGGAATACGACCGGTAACACCACCCGGTGAAAATAGACCATCAAGGGAACCAGCAGCACGGCCTGTATGGCAATGGAAACCAGGACAATGTCCAGGAGTCCCAGGAGAAGCTTGTAGGTCCAGACCAACAGACCGAGACAAACGGCCGATTGCGGAATGCCCAAAGACTCCGCCAGGCTCGAGCTGCGGAGTCTCAAGCCGACCCGCCAAGCGGCCAGGCGAGGGGGAAAATTGCGATCCAGGTGGATAGATTCCAAAGACCTGAGAGCCTTCCCGTAGGGTTGAGTGGTGAGGCGCAGTATAGGCAGTCCCACCATGGCGATCGCCAGCGCGGCCGAGAAAGAGAGTTGGAAACCGGAGTCATCCAACCATCCGGGATCTTTAAGCAGGACCCACCAGGCCGCCAGGCAAAGGGAGTGGAGCAGGTTGCGGTCCCGGTCGAAATAGAGGCTGGCCAGAAACAGGCAACCCATGATCGAGGCCCGGTCAATGGCGATCTGTCCCTCGGCCAGGAGGTTGTAGAGGCCGATCGACGCCATGGTCAAGGTCAGGGCCAACCAGCGCGGAAGCCGGAGTTGTTTGAGCAGGGCAAAGACCATGGCAATCATCATGCCCACATGCAGTCCCGAGACCACCAGTACGTGATAGAGACCGTTCAATCGAAAACGGGACCTGGTTTCCTCCGCAAGGTCACTGTCATCTCCGAGCAGGACGGCTTTCAGAACGGCCCTGGCCGGCTCGGATGCCGGCAGGGCATCCAGCGCACCAATACAGCCTTGACGCATTCGGCTGGCAATGTCCTTCCAGGAAAATTCCGGTTGTCGTGTGAGACGGGTCAGCAGGAGTGGGTCCTTCAAGTTCCCGGTCAGAAAGATGCCGCGAAGCTCCAGGTAGGACCGATAGTCGAACTGCCCCGGATTGTTGAAATTATCCGGTCGTCGCAGGTAGGCGAGGATCTCTACCTGGTCTCCTGCTTGCGGAAGAGGGGAGGAGTCGAGGGAACCGCCCATGGGGTTGAGGTGTAGGCGTATCTTTCCCCGGGTCTCAAAGCTGGCGAATCGGTTAGTCAGATGTTGAACTTCCACTTCCAGGTGGATCGCCCCGGCCCTTCCGTCAGAAACACGGACGCAACGCCCCCTCACCCGACAGGGCGCCGCCAGGTCCAATGCGCCGGATCGGACCAGAGCTCGAAGGTGGTTGCGGTCGAACTGGAGTTCGTGGATGGCCTTCCAGGCCATTCCAGACATGCAAAAGGCCAGGAGCAGCACGATCCAACAACTCCAGGCTCTTTTCCTTCCCCAGAGAATCCATGAGAGGCACAGCGTGAGAGCGCCGGCGGCCCATAGGGTTGTCGCGGAGTTGGCGACCTGGGAATGAGCGGCAAGACCGAGACAGAATGCGACCGTCGGCAACAGCAGAGGAGTGTGCGCCATCGCTTTGAATTGCCCGCTTTTGCTGCTCGGCGGAGGGAAGATCCCGAGCAGCAGTCGTCAGGGAATTTTGCTATGATCGGCTCGGAAAATCGTGGAAACGTCGGAAGCCCGGCCGCTTTGGGCCTAGAGAGGGAGGAGGGTCTATTTTACACCGAGTCACTAAACACATCGATTTCTGCTACGGCCATCGCCTGCTCAACTATGAGGGGAAATGTCGGCATCTCCACGGCCACAACGGCAGAGTTGAAGTAGAGGTTGCCAGCAAGCATCTCGACCATCGGGGCATGGTGGTCGATTTTGGCGACATCAACAAGGTCATCAAGACCTGGATCGATGCCGAACTGGATCACAAGATGCTGCTGCATCGGGAGGACCCGCTGGTCGCCGTGTTTCACGAGCATCGGCAACCCTGTTACCTGATGGACGCCAACCCCACTGCCGAAAATATCGCCAAGGTTATCTACGAATATGCGCATTCTCAGGGACTGCAGGTCGCCGAAGTCCGGCTCTGGGAGACGCCCAATTCCTTCGCTTCCTATGGTCGGCGGGCGCCGGGTTAGGGAATTTCCAAAACAATTTTCGGAAAAAGGATCCCGGAAAAGGCCAGCCAGGCTGCCAGCAAGGTGAGTACGATATTCAGCGTCTGACCCGACCAGTAGAGCAGCAACGGCCGTCCCCCGGCCATTTGCCGCGCCAGCGCACGAAAGTCGGATTCAAGTCCTATGCAAAGGAATGCCAGGCAGAACAGCCAAGTACGAATGGCCTTGGATGCCTGCAGGGACTGGCCTACCGACTCGGTTCCCAGCAGGGGGACCAGCACGAGCGAAACCACGCAGGAGGCTGCAATGAAACCCAGGACGAATTTGGGAAACCGATTCCAGATCTCGATCGCTCCGGGACGACGGCCCTCGTTTGGCTCCACTCGTGTGACCCAATAGAGGGCGATCAAGAGGGCTACCAGGCCAATGGAAGCGTTTTGAATCATCTTGATCACCGCAGCCGCCTGCATGGATTGGTCTCCCAACATCTGTCCGGCAGCCACCACCGCGCCGGTGGAGTCGATGGTCCCTCCCAGCCAGGCGCCGGCTACAATCATGTCCAGTTCCATCCAGCGGCAGACCAGAGGCATGAGGACCATCATCAGCACCGTGAAGATCAGGGTCATGGCCACGGCCAGTGTCAGTTCCTCCTTCTTGGCCTTGCTGGCGCTGGCCGCGGCGATGGCCGCGGAGACCCCGCAGACGGATGTAGCCGCGGCGATGGTGACGGCGAAGGACGGCGCCAGTTTAAGCCGCCGGTAACCAAACCAGAACATGGAGACCAGAACAACCGGTGTGACTCCCCAGGCTACGAGGACGCCGTACCGGCCAAGAGTGAGGATGTTGCCAAATATGATCTCGGCCCCCAGGATCACCAGGCCGGTCTTGATGAATAGCTCCGAACGCACCGAGGGTTTCAGCCATGAAGGGACTCCCAGCAGGTTGCTCCAGGCCAGTCCGATCAGTAGAGCCCACAGGGCATAACTCAGGCCGTAAGCCGCCAGGCTGCGATTCCCGGCAACGAGAAAACTGAGCAGGGCCAGGCAGAACAGAACAGGGAATCCGACCGCGAAACGACCGGCCTGCCGCTGGATGGCGCCCATAGCCAGCACGGACAACCCTCCAAGCCCAATCATCAGGAGCAGCAACGGCACCCCGGGTACCGCCGCCAGGACTTCATCGAGGGTCTGCCACTTGGGAATTTTGGGAACCGCCGAAACCACACCCAGAAACACTGCTCCCAAAACCAGGAATCCGATCCAGACGGCCCACCAGTCCTCCACGGTAACCAGTTTTTTCCAGGCGCGCATATCGGTCACTCCATTTTGGGTTTGGGTCCATAGTGGTTGAAAGAGGGAATCAGCGGGCCGGCCGTAATACCGCCGTCGACTGAAATCACCTGGCCGGTGATCCAGTCGGTATCGGGACTGGCCAGGAACACTGCCGTCCTGGCGACGTCGTGAGGTGTCCCGAATCGGCCCAGAGGTGTGTACTGCATCCAGGCCTTGTAGAGTGCCGAGTCCGCGGCAGGCGGAGGGTCCTTGGGAACCGGGACGGCTCCCGGAGCAATGCAGTTGATCTGGATATTCCATTCGGACAAATCAAAGGCGGCTCCCCGGGTAAAGTTGATGATGCCGGCCTTGGTGGCTTCGTAAAGCGACCCCTGATGTGTGCCTCCGAGTCCATGGACGGAAGACATGGTCACGATCTTTCCGCGCCCTCGCCCGGTCATGAGGCGGGCTCCTTCTCTGACCGTCAGATAGGTGCCGATCAAATTGGTCCGAATGACCCGCTCAAAGTCGTCGAGGGTGGAATCGAGCAGGGGTCTGGCGACTCCGATTCCCGCGTTGGCGACCAGAATATCCAGGTGCCCGAAACGGTCGCGGGTGGTTGCGAACAGCTTTTTGACCTGGGCTTCATCCGAGACATCGGTTCTCAAGACCTCGGCCCGGCGCCCCAGGCCAGCTACCTTGGCCGCTGTTTTCTCCGCTTCCGCCCGGTCGCTGTGATAGACCACCACGCAGTCGGCGCCTTCCGAGGCGAAAGCCTCGCAGATGCCGGCTCCCAGGCCACCGGAGGCTCCGGTCACTACAGCTACTTTGTCCTTGAGTCGCATCCTGCCTCCTTTGGTTAAGGACGAGCCGCTCCGAAATATCTCGCCGGTTCGTTCCTTGTGAAGAATAATTTCAAGCCATCAATAACTTGAAGGTCATGTGTTAAACCGATTCGATAAGGAGTGATGGGAACCCTTTGGCTATTGGCAAGCCTGACCAGGCGGCCTGAAAGGGCTGAGCTTGTCAATCCTGCTCCGCGGTCGGTCAGCCCCATGAAATCCGTGGCTGAAATAGTGCCGGGGAAACCGGAGGATTGGCCTCAAGTCTGTCCGAACCAGGATGCCTCCGCCACTTCGCTCCAACGCTTACGGATCGCATCGAATTGAGAGGAGGGCAGGGGACCGGCTTCGAGCAGGGCAGCGTTCTGTCTCCACCGCCCTGGCGTCAGCGTGCCCACGATGGCCGTGTGCACGCCGGGGGCGCTCAAGGTGAAACGCAGCGCCGTCGAAATCGAAGTCTCCAGTTCGTCCTTGACGAAGGGATAGTTCAACCGCTGGAGGCGATCCCAATAGGTGTGGTGGTAGGAATTGGCGGGCTGCCTTCCGGTTCTCCAGGCAGCATTGGCCAGCGGGCGCTTGGCGATCACGCCCAGGTGTTGTTCATGGGCCAGGGGAAGCGCCAGATCCAGCGCTTCCTGATCGGCAATGCTGATGGAAATCTGCAGGCAATCGAAGGCCTGGCATTGCGCCGCGTAATAGGCGGCCCGGCTGTCGCCGCTGTAACCGATGTAGCGGCAATAGCCCCGTTCCCGTGCACGCTGCAGGGCTTCGATCACCGTTCCCTCGAGCAGAGCGTCTTCCGAACAACTGTGCAGTTGGACCAGGTCCAGGCAGTCGGTCCGCAGTCGCCGCAAGCTGCGTTGGATGCTCCGCAGCAGCGAGTCCTGCCGCCAGTCCTCCCCCGGCAGTCCATTCGGATGGCCGCACTTGGTGAACAGGTAGTAATCCTGGCGGCGTCCCGAAACGGACCGCCCTATGAGCTCCTCGCTGGACCCGTAGCACTCGCCGGTGTCGATCAGGTTCAATCCCTCGTCCAAAGCAGCGTTGAGCAGGCGTGTCACCGTCTCCAGCGATGCCCCCGGACTTTCCAAACCGATTTCGGCGCCCCCGAAACCGAGGATACTGACCTCCATGTCGGTTTTGCCCAGTCTTCTGAGTTCCACTTCCACTCCTCATTCCGGCTTGGTCGATTAGCCTATCACAGTGACTGGTGGATAGCCGTGTCACCACCCTACGGTGCGAATCATTCGAGAAAAATCGGTCAATCGTTAGTCAAGATGAACCACAAATGAACACCAATAGACACGAATTCAGATCAACCTTTCCAACCACAAAAAGCACAAGAGTCACAATTTGTTTTTGTGCCTCTTGTGGCCAATCCTGGTAAGCGTCCCGCTGCCGAATCTTGCAAAAGGCTCAACGCATCAATCCGTTTATTGGTGCTCATGCGTGGTTCGTCTTCAAAATCGATGGGCTGTTTTCCTTTGAATGATCCGCGAGGCAAGGCAGGCGGCGGTCAACCCGGCAACTCAGCCGCTGAGCAGCAGGGTTTCTGCATGCTCCAACGATTCCGGGGTGCCGTAAAGCACCAGCACATCGTCTTGCTTCAACACGGTGTCGGCGTTCGGTTGTCGTCCGACGATCCCTTGCCGTCGAATTGCGGTGACCAGAATTCCCTCGTCGGGAAGACGCAGTTCGGCCAGGGAACGACCCACTGCGGCGGCTCCTTCAGGAAGGGTCAGCGCCTGCAATTGCTCCCGGAATGCATGGGACTCGTCCAGCACCTGGGCGTCTTCCCTGGGAAAGACGCTGCGGAGCATGCGGTAGCGGTGGCCCCTGATTCTGGCCACCTTGTGCACAATTCGAGAGATGGGCATGTCCAGAAGGAGCAAGAGGTGAGAAGCCAGCATGAGCGCGGCTTCCAGGGAGTCCGGGACGATTTCGGTGGCCCCGGCAGTCTGAAGGCTGTTCAGTTCCGTATCGTCGCGCGTGCGAACCAGAATGGGCACGTCCGGGCGTAGCTCTTTTGCCGTCCGGACGACTTTGAGGGCGCCCAGGCTGTCGGAGAAGCTGATGACAACCACGCTGGCATTGGCGAGGCCGACGCTTTCCAGGACATCGCGTTGAGACGCATCCCCGAAGTTGACCGGATCGCCGGCCTGCCTGGCGGTCCGTACACGGTAGGCATCCAGATCCAGTGCAATATATTCGAAGCCCTCCTGCTCGAGAATTCGGGCCAGGTTCTGGCCCACCCTGCCGTAGCCGCAGATGATGACGTGCCGCCGCTTGGCTACTGCCTTGGTGGCAGCTTGCTGAAGAGCCAACTGATGGGCCTCGGGATCTTCTCCGGAAATCAGCCATCCCGCAAGGGTCCGATTATGGCGAATCAGCATTGAGCTCAGGACCATGCTGGCGACGATGCCCGCCAGCAGCAACTGGGCGACACCCGGGTCCAGCACGTTCTCCTGTAATGCCAGCGCCAGCAGAGCGATGCCGAATTCGCCTCCCTGGGCCAGAACCAGCCCGGCCCGAAGCGAGGCATGCCAACCGCCAAGGGAAAAACGAGATAAAATACATATAATCACTCCCTTACCAACTATTAGAGCCAACACCGTCAAGCCCACCGAGGCGATCTGGTCGGCCAGCACCAGAAAATCCAGCCGGGTGCCGATGACGATGAAAAACAGTCCCAGCAGGACGTCCCGAAAGGGCCGAATGTCGGCTTCAACCTGGTGCCGGTATTCGGTCTCCGAAAGCATCAGGCCGGCAAGGAAACCACCTACGGCAAGCGACATGCCGACGGCGTGCATGAACCATGCCGCGCCCAGTACAATCAGCAACAGGGTCAAGGTAAAGAGCTCGGGGCTGCGCCTGTGGGCGACCTCGTGAAAGAGTGGCCGCAGCAAGCGATGGCCGGCCACCAGGACGATGACCAGCGCTGCAACGGCTTCACCCAGTGCCAATAGAATCTGGACGGGCGGCAGCCGATCGCCTTGGGCAGCCAACGAGATCAGCATGAGAAAGGCAATGACGACCATATCCTGAAACAGGAGAGTCGCCACCGCGCAACGGCCGTGGCTCTGGTCCAACTCCAGTTGCTCGCGAAGCTGCTTGATCACGATCACGGTCGAAGACATGGCCACCGCGCCGCCCAGAATGACCGCAGAGGAGAGTGGAAGCCCCGCCCAAGAGGCAACCGTTGCAGCAAGTAGCGTAGTCACCAGAACCTGGGCGCCTCCAACGCCGATCATTTGCCAGCGCATGGCGACCATTCGGGGCAAG
Protein-coding regions in this window:
- a CDS encoding DNA internalization-related competence protein ComEC/Rec2; the encoded protein is MAHTPLLLPTVAFCLGLAAHSQVANSATTLWAAGALTLCLSWILWGRKRAWSCWIVLLLAFCMSGMAWKAIHELQFDRNHLRALVRSGALDLAAPCRVRGRCVRVSDGRAGAIHLEVEVQHLTNRFASFETRGKIRLHLNPMGGSLDSSPLPQAGDQVEILAYLRRPDNFNNPGQFDYRSYLELRGIFLTGNLKDPLLLTRLTRQPEFSWKDIASRMRQGCIGALDALPASEPARAVLKAVLLGDDSDLAEETRSRFRLNGLYHVLVVSGLHVGMMIAMVFALLKQLRLPRWLALTLTMASIGLYNLLAEGQIAIDRASIMGCLFLASLYFDRDRNLLHSLCLAAWWVLLKDPGWLDDSGFQLSFSAALAIAMVGLPILRLTTQPYGKALRSLESIHLDRNFPPRLAAWRVGLRLRSSSLAESLGIPQSAVCLGLLVWTYKLLLGLLDIVLVSIAIQAVLLVPLMVYFHRVVLPVVFLNMLVIPLVGMIIPLGFSYLACAGLFPQASWPLGWICGLLAECLLSLNLTFSEIPWLGFSLPQFPLGWVLAYYGTLALCVAHGVPRFLRLLGSSIWIASLAVLLSGTPGVKSESQELSLTFLDVRQGDCLLASWPNGPHLLVDGGGSWSGTGHRSQARATAFDVGEQVVAPYLWNRGVRSLEATILTHAHQDHMGGLDFILDNFEVKEFWLGNSTVGPDLRDLLKKATARGLKIRAFQAGDTLNFHGSQLEFLNPGCGPSDENINNDSLVLRMTYGRRSFLLTGDIEEPVEECLAALEADLQSDVLKVAHHGSATSTSSHFLNEVNPVIAVISAGKVNPFGHPHPEVVRRLQTFPLQLLRTDRQGAVTIRTDGNYLRTSAFSEEGGISIRFNQ
- a CDS encoding 6-carboxytetrahydropterin synthase, giving the protein MDFCYGHRLLNYEGKCRHLHGHNGRVEVEVASKHLDHRGMVVDFGDINKVIKTWIDAELDHKMLLHREDPLVAVFHEHRQPCYLMDANPTAENIAKVIYEYAHSQGLQVAEVRLWETPNSFASYGRRAPG
- a CDS encoding putative sulfate exporter family transporter — its product is MRAWKKLVTVEDWWAVWIGFLVLGAVFLGVVSAVPKIPKWQTLDEVLAAVPGVPLLLLMIGLGGLSVLAMGAIQRQAGRFAVGFPVLFCLALLSFLVAGNRSLAAYGLSYALWALLIGLAWSNLLGVPSWLKPSVRSELFIKTGLVILGAEIIFGNILTLGRYGVLVAWGVTPVVLVSMFWFGYRRLKLAPSFAVTIAAATSVCGVSAAIAAASASKAKKEELTLAVAMTLIFTVLMMVLMPLVCRWMELDMIVAGAWLGGTIDSTGAVVAAGQMLGDQSMQAAAVIKMIQNASIGLVALLIALYWVTRVEPNEGRRPGAIEIWNRFPKFVLGFIAASCVVSLVLVPLLGTESVGQSLQASKAIRTWLFCLAFLCIGLESDFRALARQMAGGRPLLLYWSGQTLNIVLTLLAAWLAFSGILFPKIVLEIP
- a CDS encoding SDR family NAD(P)-dependent oxidoreductase, which produces MRLKDKVAVVTGASGGLGAGICEAFASEGADCVVVYHSDRAEAEKTAAKVAGLGRRAEVLRTDVSDEAQVKKLFATTRDRFGHLDILVANAGIGVARPLLDSTLDDFERVIRTNLIGTYLTVREGARLMTGRGRGKIVTMSSVHGLGGTHQGSLYEATKAGIINFTRGAAFDLSEWNIQINCIAPGAVPVPKDPPPAADSALYKAWMQYTPLGRFGTPHDVARTAVFLASPDTDWITGQVISVDGGITAGPLIPSFNHYGPKPKME
- a CDS encoding aldo/keto reductase gives rise to the protein MELRRLGKTDMEVSILGFGGAEIGLESPGASLETVTRLLNAALDEGLNLIDTGECYGSSEELIGRSVSGRRQDYYLFTKCGHPNGLPGEDWRQDSLLRSIQRSLRRLRTDCLDLVQLHSCSEDALLEGTVIEALQRARERGYCRYIGYSGDSRAAYYAAQCQAFDCLQISISIADQEALDLALPLAHEQHLGVIAKRPLANAAWRTGRQPANSYHHTYWDRLQRLNYPFVKDELETSISTALRFTLSAPGVHTAIVGTLTPGRWRQNAALLEAGPLPSSQFDAIRKRWSEVAEASWFGQT
- a CDS encoding cation:proton antiporter — protein: MNEIGLANVLLLLGSAVLVVTVFRRLELPTAPGYILVGMLLGPAVFGLFSSSGETGFLAEFGVVFLLFTLGLEFSLPRMVAMRWQMIGVGGAQVLVTTLLAATVASWAGLPLSSAVILGGAVAMSSTVIVIKQLREQLELDQSHGRCAVATLLFQDMVVIAFLMLISLAAQGDRLPPVQILLALGEAVAALVIVLVAGHRLLRPLFHEVAHRRSPELFTLTLLLIVLGAAWFMHAVGMSLAVGGFLAGLMLSETEYRHQVEADIRPFRDVLLGLFFIVIGTRLDFLVLADQIASVGLTVLALIVGKGVIICILSRFSLGGWHASLRAGLVLAQGGEFGIALLALALQENVLDPGVAQLLLAGIVASMVLSSMLIRHNRTLAGWLISGEDPEAHQLALQQAATKAVAKRRHVIICGYGRVGQNLARILEQEGFEYIALDLDAYRVRTARQAGDPVNFGDASQRDVLESVGLANASVVVISFSDSLGALKVVRTAKELRPDVPILVRTRDDTELNSLQTAGATEIVPDSLEAALMLASHLLLLLDMPISRIVHKVARIRGHRYRMLRSVFPREDAQVLDESHAFREQLQALTLPEGAAAVGRSLAELRLPDEGILVTAIRRQGIVGRQPNADTVLKQDDVLVLYGTPESLEHAETLLLSG